The following DNA comes from Lentibacillus sp. Marseille-P4043.
TATGGTATTTTCGTAGTACAGAACCTAATTGAGTCACTCGTGTAGTTGTGTTTGTATTATACGTGAAACTGCTTGGAACACCATCTGCCCATGATTCGGGAAAAGGGTGTGGTGGCAATGCGCGGATCACCCTTGAAGGAATGGTTGTTGTTCGAAATGTCCACATAACAAACATTCGATTGTGTTTGCCGGCCCTAGCCTGTTTTAACAAGAAGGGCTGTCCATCCTTTTTGTAGATAAAAAAACAAGTGACCAGCGTAACCGGCGCTAATACAACTAATAAAAAAATACTCAGCACTACATCTACCACTCGCTTTGTAACGCGGTACAGCCCTGTCCGACGTGCAGAATATACATACGTACGCTGCCGTATTTCCATACACAAAACACCTCTTATTACCAGAATAGATTGCTATATTAACCTATTCAACCAACTCAGGTAATAGAACGGGACATGGGGACAGGTCCCTTGTCCCGGTGAGAATCTCTTAATTTACAAGGCGTAAGGGCTGGGACACCTAACCTGTCCCCATGTCCCACTTTATAAATTTTCTCGGATAAATGTTAGTGCTTCTTCGACGTGTCCTTTGACTTGTACTTTCCGGAATTCTTTTTGTAGTTTTCCTTCTTTGTCGATAATGAAGGTTGAACGCTCAATTCCATAAGATTCTTTGCCGAAGTTTTTCTTCAGCTTCCAAGCCCCGTATTCCTCCGCTACTTTATGGTCCTCATCCGCTAATAATAGGAATGGCAGGTCGTGTTTATCAATAAATTTTTGATGGCGGTCAACAGGGTCTGGACTAACTCCGATAATAACTGCATCCAATTCACCAAAACTTTCATGCTGATCACGAAAATCACATGCTTCCGTTGTACAGCCTGGTGTCATGTCTTTTGGGTAAAAATATAAGACAACATGTTTGCCTTTAAAATCTGCCAAACTTACATGTTCACCATCCTGATTTGGTAGTGTAAAATCTGGTGCTAATTTTCCAACTTCAACTGTCATTTAAACCCCTCCATACAATATATTCTATTTTCACTATATCATTTCCACCAAACATCAGGCTAATCTTTACGTCCTTCTTGTGAATTTTGCACTAATTTCAAAACAAAAGCTGTCGGCAGTACATAGCCAATTAATGCCTCAACAAGCGCAATAAGCCTGCCAATGCCAATTGGTGTAATATCACCATATCCTATCGTCAATAATGTTACCCCACTAAAATAAAAGGAATGAACGAACGTACCGAATATGCTGACTTCCTTTAGTTCACCATTTTCAACGAGGGTAATGTGATGAAGTGATAAAATAAAATAAATCAGTCCAAAGCCAATAATGACGATGCTATAAATGACGAGCAATGTATAAAAGATTTCCGCCGAAAAACGACTTTCCCGCATTTCTACTTGGAAATGAAATCTCCCCCCACGAATAAATCCAACTAAACTGGCAATGACAATTAAACAAATAACAATAATGGCAATCCATGATAAAGTATCCATCTATTCTCCCTCTAATCTTCATACTTTATCTAATTCATATGCTTATCCACAGTCTAGTTTGTCATTTATTTTTTTGGTGTAATACGATAGGATATGACGTAGAGAGGAATGGTTGACATGAAACGCATTTATTTGGTAGAGGATGACCCAAAAATCGCTGCACTTTTACAAGACTACTTGGAAAAATATGAATATCAAGTTACCATCGCCAAGCAGTTTGAGGCGATTGTTGACGAATTTAAACAACTCGATCCACACCTTGTTCTACTGGACATCAATTTGCCGCGCTATGATGGCTTTTACTGGTGTAGGCAAATTCGCAGCATTTCAAATTGTCCGATCATCTTTGTGTCGGCCCGTGACAGTGGCATGGATCAGGTGATGGCAATTGAAAATGGTGGGGATGACTATATAACAAAGCCATTTAATTTCGATGTTGTCCAGGCAAAAATTAAAGGCATTATCCGCCGTACTTATGGCGAATATGCGATTTCCAAGCAAGTAGATTTTCAAGAAATAGATGGGTTTCACTTACACTTAACCGCAATGGAAATCGAATATCATGAACAATCCGCTCAGCTGACGAAAAATGAGTTTGTGCTCGTCAAAGCGTTCATCGATCAACTGAACCATGTATTGTCACGAACCTATTTATTGGAAATGCTTTGGGATGATGAACAATTTGTTGATGACAATACATTATCTGTCAATATCACCCGTTTGCGGAAAAAGCTTGCCGATATTGGCATTTACGATAGCATCCAAACGGTTCGGGGCGCCGGTTATAAAATGACGAATACATGGGGAAAAACAGAATGAAGCATTTTTTACGTGATCAATTGCCATTTATTTTGTTCTTTTATTCGCAGCTTGCATTGGTTATTTTAACGGCACTATTAACACTAGCTGGCTTTGATGTTTCCATGAGTGCTAGCATGATCGTTTACATGTTTTTGTTGCCCACCTGCTTTTTGCTGATTTTCTTGGGATTTCGGTATCATAAATTTCGTGACTTCTATACCGGGTTAACGAGTTTTGATACTGACCAGCTGGATCATTCCTGGTTTCCCGATCCACCTAATTATTTGCTGGAACATGTGAAAGAACAACATGAACA
Coding sequences within:
- a CDS encoding sugar transferase — protein: MEIRQRTYVYSARRTGLYRVTKRVVDVVLSIFLLVVLAPVTLVTCFFIYKKDGQPFLLKQARAGKHNRMFVMWTFRTTTIPSRVIRALPPHPFPESWADGVPSSFTYNTNTTTRVTQLGSVLRKYHINKIPQLINVVKGDMSLVGPQPEIPEIADYYNERQQKRLLVRPGIMGYAQVNGAVSDSKHRKKIAYDLYYIRNCTFRFDMKIMYHTIARRSS
- the bcp gene encoding thioredoxin-dependent thiol peroxidase, with translation MTVEVGKLAPDFTLPNQDGEHVSLADFKGKHVVLYFYPKDMTPGCTTEACDFRDQHESFGELDAVIIGVSPDPVDRHQKFIDKHDLPFLLLADEDHKVAEEYGAWKLKKNFGKESYGIERSTFIIDKEGKLQKEFRKVQVKGHVEEALTFIRENL
- a CDS encoding response regulator transcription factor, whose amino-acid sequence is MKRIYLVEDDPKIAALLQDYLEKYEYQVTIAKQFEAIVDEFKQLDPHLVLLDINLPRYDGFYWCRQIRSISNCPIIFVSARDSGMDQVMAIENGGDDYITKPFNFDVVQAKIKGIIRRTYGEYAISKQVDFQEIDGFHLHLTAMEIEYHEQSAQLTKNEFVLVKAFIDQLNHVLSRTYLLEMLWDDEQFVDDNTLSVNITRLRKKLADIGIYDSIQTVRGAGYKMTNTWGKTE
- a CDS encoding potassium channel family protein codes for the protein MDTLSWIAIIVICLIVIASLVGFIRGGRFHFQVEMRESRFSAEIFYTLLVIYSIVIIGFGLIYFILSLHHITLVENGELKEVSIFGTFVHSFYFSGVTLLTIGYGDITPIGIGRLIALVEALIGYVLPTAFVLKLVQNSQEGRKD